Proteins encoded in a region of the Solanum dulcamara chromosome 9, daSolDulc1.2, whole genome shotgun sequence genome:
- the LOC129903367 gene encoding uncharacterized protein LOC129903367 has translation MELSSPHSTSPYVTAPTSPSCYHSAPASPGKRVDGGDFEFETSKKFDTSFHENFDQSWDGKQREMAFADELFSNGHVMPLKLPPRLQFERYTNQRSITCSTISPSSMVKSPFARRDVDPFVVAMQKVMKEENSTSNHHHRRTRSHSPFRVQNLEWTIEEMRKEIVSMSPIQPSSPNTRNPIESKAKGASYGRWVLNHSMTIGPTSKESKNLLFGTKEPKLKPTSNGVAQNSNEGDVFVQTKMQKFKGMLVRYATFGKENNEGKMINPISALWKPNYFKKLSFKFKGNKKVNGGESKLVIVKYKPALCLGYGLESPRNMEQA, from the coding sequence ATGGAGCTTTCATCTCCACATTCAACTTCTCCCTATGTGACAGCACCAACAAGCCCAAGTTGTTACCATAGCGCCCCTGCTAGCCCAGGTAAAAGGGTTGATGGTGgtgattttgaatttgaaacaagCAAAAAGTTTGATACAAGTTTTCATGAGAACTTTGATCAATCGTGGGATGGGAAACAAAGAGAGATGGCATTTGCGGATGAGCTTTTCTCTAATGGTCATGTCATGCCCCTTAAACTACCACCAAGACTCCAATTCGAACGATATACTAACCAACGATCGATTACATGTTCAACTATCTCTCCAAGTTCTATGGTTAAGTCCCCGTTTGCTCGACGGGACGTCGATCCTTTTGTTGTTGCCATGCAAAAGGTAATGAAGGAAGAAAATAGCACTTCAAATCATCACCATAGGCGCACAAGGTCACATTCACCATTTAGAGTACAAAATTTGGAATGGACTATTGAGGAGATGAGAAAAGAAATTGTTTCCATGTCACCCATTCAGCCTTCAAGCCCTAATACAAGAAACCCCATTGAGTCCAAGGCCAAGGGAGCATCCTATGGAAGATGGGTTCTAAACCATTCTATGACTATTGGGCCAACCtcaaaagaatccaagaacttGCTTTTTGGAACAAAAGAACCCAAGCTCAAGCCCACTTCAAATGGTGTGGCCCAAAACTCTAATGAAGGGGATGTGTTTGTGCAAACCAAAATGCAAAAATTCAAAGGAATGCTAGTGAGATATGCAACATTTGGGAAGGAGAACAATGAAGGAAAGATGATAAATCCAATTTCAGCACTGTGGAAGCCCAATTACTTCAAGAAGTTGAGTTTCAAATTCAAGGGGAATAAAAAGGTAAATGGAGGGGAGTCAAAGTTGGTGATTGTGAAGTACAAACCAGCACTTTGTTTGGGTTATGGACTTGAAAGTCCTAGGAATATGGAGCAAGCTTAG